The following is a genomic window from Spiribacter sp. 1M189.
GGTCGGCGGCGCGGATCGCCTCCTCGTCGTGCTCCACCACGATGACCGTGTTATCGAGATCACGCAGATGCCGGAGGGTGTCCAGCAGCCGGTCGTTGTCGCGCTGATGCAGCCCGATGGAGGGCTCGTCGAGCACATACATCACGCCCACCAGTCCGGCGCCGATCTGGCTTGCCAGGCGGATGCGCTGGGCCTCGCCGCCGGAGAGGGTCTCGGCGCTGCGCTCAAGGCTCAGATAATCCAGGCCCACATTCACCAGGAAACGCAGGCGCTGGTCGATTTCCCGCAGGATGCTCTCGGCGATGGTGGCCCGGGCCCCGGTCAGATCCAGTGCGCCCATGATGCGGGCCGCCTCGGCGATGGACAGCGCGTTGATCGCCGGCAGCGTCCAGTCGGCCACGGTGACATGCCGGGCGGCGGCATTCAGGCGGCTGCCGCCACAGTCGGGGCAGGTCCGGCGGGTGAGATAGCGGGCCAGCTCGTCGCGCACCGCCGCCGAGTCGGTCTCGCGGTAGCGGCGCGACATGTTGTTCACCACGCCCTCGAAGGGATGCTCGCTGGCCTGGCCACTGCCGCGTCGGGCGCCGGCGTAGTGAAACCGGATCATCTCCTCGCCGCTGCCGTAGAGCACCACCTCGCGGATGGCGGCCGGCAGATCTCGCCAGGGCGTATCGACGTCAAAGTCGTAGTGGGCGGCCAGGTCGTTGATGATCTGGCCGTAATAGGCGTTGCGCCGGTCCCAGCCGCGCACCGCGCCAGCCGCCAGCGAGAGTTCCGGGTGGGCGACGATGCGTGCCGGATCGAAGAACTGCTCCACGCCCAGTCCGTCGCAGGTGGGGCAGGCCCCCTGGGGGTTGTTGAACGAGAACAGCCGCGGTTCGAGCTCGCTCAGCGAATAGCCGCATTCGGGGCAGGCGTAGCGCGCCGAGAACACCAGTTCCTCGCGCGTGGCATCGTCCATGTCCGCGAGCCGGGCGACGTCGTCACCCAGCGCCAGACAGGTCTCCAGCGAGTCGGCGAGCCGGGTCGCGAGATCCGGTCGGACCCGGAAGCGATCCACCACCACGTCGATGTCGTGGCTGCGCTGCGGGTCCAGCGCCGGCACCTCGTCCAGGTCCACCACCTCGCCGTCCACCCGTGCCCGGACAAAGCCCTGGTTACGCAGGTCGGCGAAGACCTCGCGGTGCTCGCCCTTGCGTCCGCGGATGCGCGGGGCCAGCAGCATGAATCGCCGTTCATCCGGCTGGGCCAGGATCTGGTCGACCATCTCGCTGACGCTCTGCGCCTCGAGTGCATGGCCGTGGGTGGGGCAGTGCGGCGTACCGGCGCGGGCGAAGAGCAGACGCAGATAGTCATGGATCTCGGTGACCGTGCCTACGGTGGAGCGCGGGTTGTGCGAGGTCGACTTCTGCTCGATGGCGATCGCCGGCGACAGGCCCTCGATATGGTCGACATCGGGTTTGTCCATCATCGACAGGAACTGCCGGGCATAGGCCGACAGCGACTCGACGTAGCGGCGCTGTCCCTCGGCGTAGAGCGTGTCGAAGGCAAGCGATGACTTGCCCGAGCCGGACAGGCCGGTGATGACGATGAGCTTGCCGCGGGGCAGGGTCAGATGCAGGTCGCGCAGGTTATGGGTACGCGCGCCCTCGATGACGATGGCGTCCATGGACTTCCCGGTCAAAACAATTTGTTAGTATACCGCCCCTGCGCAACTCAGACCGACAGGGGCAAGCGTGCACGGCAAAAAGGGATCCGGCGCCGGGCCGATGAACAGCGACGAACGCCGGGCCACGGCGGGGCTTTCCATCATCTTCGGCCTGCGCATGCTGGGGTTGTTCCTGATCCTTCCGGTCTTTGCCCTCTATGGCAGCGATCTGCCCGGCGCCACGCCGGCACTGGTGGGGCTCGCCATCGGTGCCTACGGCCTCACCCAGGCGATCCTGCAGATCCCCTTCGGCATGCTCTCCGATCGCATCGGCCGGCGCCCGGTGATCATCTTCGGCCTGCTCATCTTCGCCGTTGGCAGTGGCCTCGCCGCCGAAGCCGAGAGCATCTACGGGGTGATCCTCGGTCGGGCACTGCAGGGCTGCGGTGCCATCGCCGCGGCGGTGATGGCGCTGGCGGCGGATCTCACCCGCGACCGGCAGCGCACCAAGACCATGGCGCTGATCGGCATCAGCGTGGGCGTGGCCTTCATGGTGGCGCTGGTGGCCGGGCCGGCGATTGCCGCCTGGGCCGGGCTGCCCGGCGTGTTCTGGGCCACCGCCGGTTTTGCGCTGGTGGCCATGGTGCTGCTCTATGGCCTGGTGCCGGCGGGTGGCGAGCGGGTCTTCCGGCCCGAGGTCAATGCCCGCGCCGGCGGACTGCCCGTGGTGCTGCGCCAGCCCGATCTGCTGCGCCTCGACTTCGGGGTGCTGGTGCTGCATCTGATCCTGACCGCGAGTTTCGTGGTACTGCCCGTGGTGCTGGAGTCGCGACTGGGTATCCCGCGGGGGGATCACTGGATGGTCTATATCCCGGTGCTGGTGCTCTCGGTGGCCGGCATGGCCGTGCTCATCGGCATCGGCGAGCGGCGCCGTATCCTGCATCGCCTGCTGGCGGGGGTGGCGGGCATCGTGATCGTCGCCGACCTGGTCCTGGCGGGTTTCAGTGCCTGGCTGCCCGGCATGCTCATCGGCCTGTGGCTCTTCTTCGTCGGCTTCAACACCCTGGAGGCGAGCCTGCCCTCGCTGCTCACGCGCTTCGCGCCGGATGGGCTGCGGGGCACCGCGCTCGGGGTCTACTCCACCGCGCAGTTCCTTGGCGCCTTCTTGGGTGGGGTGTTCGGCGGCATCATCCAGGGCGCCTTCGGCGTGAGCGGGGTATTCATCTTCTGCGCCATCGCGGCGGGACTCTGGCTGCTGACGGCCGTGGGGCTCAGCGCGCCGGCATCCTACCGCGAGGCCGCGGCAACCGAAGCGGAGACAACATGACGGATCTCATCCCGCCCTATGGCGGCACCCTCAAGGATCTGAGGCTCGACGCCGAGTCGGCCCGGGCGGCCAAGGACGCGGCCGTGGACTACCCCAGCTGGGATCTCACCGAGCGCCAGCTCTGCGATCTGGAACTGCTTGCCAACGGCGGTTTCTCTCCGCTGGAGGGCTTCATGGGCCAGGCCGACTACGAGCGGGTGGTCACCGACATGCGGCTCGCCGACGGTACCCTCTGGCCGATGCCGGTGACACTGGATGTGAGCGAGGCCTTCGCCGAGGGCATCGCCGCCGGCGACCGGGTGGCGCTGCGCGATCCCGAGGGGGTGATCCTCGCGATCCTGACCGTCTCGGATACCTGGCGGCCCGACCGCGAGGTGGAGGCGGAGCAGGTGTTCGGCACCACCGACCCGGGTCACCCGGCGGTGGCCTGGCTGCGGGAGCAGAGTCATCCGGTTTACGTGGGCGGTCGTATCGAGGCGCTGGATCTGCCGGTGCACTACGACTTCACCCACCTGCGCCTGACGCCGGCCGAGCTGCGCGAGCGCTTCCGGCGCAATGGCTGGCG
Proteins encoded in this region:
- the uvrA gene encoding excinuclease ABC subunit UvrA; translated protein: MDAIVIEGARTHNLRDLHLTLPRGKLIVITGLSGSGKSSLAFDTLYAEGQRRYVESLSAYARQFLSMMDKPDVDHIEGLSPAIAIEQKSTSHNPRSTVGTVTEIHDYLRLLFARAGTPHCPTHGHALEAQSVSEMVDQILAQPDERRFMLLAPRIRGRKGEHREVFADLRNQGFVRARVDGEVVDLDEVPALDPQRSHDIDVVVDRFRVRPDLATRLADSLETCLALGDDVARLADMDDATREELVFSARYACPECGYSLSELEPRLFSFNNPQGACPTCDGLGVEQFFDPARIVAHPELSLAAGAVRGWDRRNAYYGQIINDLAAHYDFDVDTPWRDLPAAIREVVLYGSGEEMIRFHYAGARRGSGQASEHPFEGVVNNMSRRYRETDSAAVRDELARYLTRRTCPDCGGSRLNAAARHVTVADWTLPAINALSIAEAARIMGALDLTGARATIAESILREIDQRLRFLVNVGLDYLSLERSAETLSGGEAQRIRLASQIGAGLVGVMYVLDEPSIGLHQRDNDRLLDTLRHLRDLDNTVIVVEHDEEAIRAADHIVDMGPGAGSEGGAVIAAGDAEAIMNAQDSLTGDYLAGRRRIAVPAERLVADDARAIHIRGARGHNLQAVEARFPAGLMIGVTGVSGSGKSTLINDTLYPAAAAALNGAELTPADCEAVDGLEHFDKVVDIDQSPIGRTPRSNPATYTGLFTPIRELFAATAEARSRGYGPGRFSFNVRGGRCEACQGEGVIRVAMHFLPDVYVPCDTCRGARYNRETLEIRYRGYNVAEVLDMSVAEALAVFSSIPALARKLQTLIDVGLGYVRLGQNAVTLSGGEAQRVKLARELSRRGTGQTLYILDEPTTGLHFHDIAQLLEVLHRLRDEGNTLVVIEHNLDVIKTCDWLIDLGPEGGAGGGRIVATGTPEQIAADPHSHTGRYLEPLLERAGQQ
- a CDS encoding MFS transporter, whose translation is MNSDERRATAGLSIIFGLRMLGLFLILPVFALYGSDLPGATPALVGLAIGAYGLTQAILQIPFGMLSDRIGRRPVIIFGLLIFAVGSGLAAEAESIYGVILGRALQGCGAIAAAVMALAADLTRDRQRTKTMALIGISVGVAFMVALVAGPAIAAWAGLPGVFWATAGFALVAMVLLYGLVPAGGERVFRPEVNARAGGLPVVLRQPDLLRLDFGVLVLHLILTASFVVLPVVLESRLGIPRGDHWMVYIPVLVLSVAGMAVLIGIGERRRILHRLLAGVAGIVIVADLVLAGFSAWLPGMLIGLWLFFVGFNTLEASLPSLLTRFAPDGLRGTALGVYSTAQFLGAFLGGVFGGIIQGAFGVSGVFIFCAIAAGLWLLTAVGLSAPASYREAAATEAETT